CTTCTCGCTAAATAGCAGCTCTTCCTGATCAATCACATCGACAATTACCTTACCATCTGCTAAACGCAACGCTGTTTCTAAGGAATCAGCAATGCGCGTCTGAGAATCAGGTTTGACAACAATCCGGTCAATGACAACTTCAATGCTATGCTTTTTGTTTTTTTCCAGACGAATCTCCTCAGATAAATCCCGGACTTCACCATCAACCCGAACCCGAACATACCCTTGTTTTCGAATATCTTCTAACAGCTTGACGTGTTCTCCTTTACGTCCCTGGACTAGTGGAGCCAGAATTTGCATACGGGTACGTTCCGGAAATTCCATAATACGATCTACCATTTGTTCGATCGTCTGGGAACTAATTTCTATCCCATGAGTTGGGCAAACAGGTCTTCCAATACGTGCATATAACAGACGCAAATAATCATAGATTTCCGTCACAGTTCCTACGGTAGAACGTGGATTGCGACTCGTGGTCTTCTGATCAATCGAAATAGCTGGAGAGAGACCATCAATGGAATCTACATCAGGCTTATCCATTTGTCCAAGAAATTGACGAGCATAGGCAGATAGCGACTCTACATAACGACGCTGTCCTTCCGCATAGATCGTATCAAAAGCAAGAGACGATTTTCCTGAACCGGATAGTCCCGTTAAAACAACAAATTTATCTCGTGGGATGACGACATCTATGTTTTTTAAATTATGAGCGCGTGCACCCTTCACCACGATTCGATCTAATGGCATGTATTTCACTCCCTACAAGTCAGCTTTCAACTCCAATAGCAAATCACGAAGCTCTGCTGCACGCTCGAACATGAGATTGCGTGCGGCTTCCTTCATTTCCTCTTCCATTCGCTCGATGACTACTATGCGATCCTTTTTCGGCATCTTCTTTACATCTAAGTGTGGTAGATAATCAGCTTTCTCCTCCGCCACTTTTGTTGCTTCAATAACTCCGCGAATGGCTTTTTGAATCGTTTGTGGTGTGATACCGTGCTTTTCATTGTAAGCAAGCTGGATACTACGGCGCCGTTCCGTTTCTTGTATGGCTTTCGACATGGAATCAGTCATTTTGTCAGCGTACATAATTACGCGACCCTCTGCATTCCTCGCAGCACGTCCGATGGTTTGGATTAATGACCGCTCATTGCGCAGGAAGCCTTCTTTATCTGCGTCTAAAATGGCAACTAAAGATACTTCCGGTAAATCCAGCCCTTCCCGCAACAAGTTAATCCCGACCAAAACATCAAATTCGCCCAAACGCAGGGCACGTAAAATCTGCATGCGCTCTATAGTCTTAATATCAGAGTGCAAATAACGTACTTTAATGCCAATCTCCTTCAGATAATCGGTTAGGTCTTCTGACATCTTCTTGGTAAGAGTCGTTACTAAAACACGTTCGTCTTTAGCAATGGTTGCCTGAATTTCCCCGATTAAATCATCAATTTGTCCTTTTATTGGACGAACGGTGATTGTTGGATCCACTAAACCTGTTGGACGAATGACCTGCTCTGCCATTTTAGGCGTATGCTCCAGTTCATATACTCCTGGTGTGGCTGAAATATAGACAGCTTGCTTTACTTTCTTTTCGAACTCCTCAAACCTAAGCGGACGGTTATCGCGGGCGGACGGCAATCGGAAGCCATGCTCCACCAGTACATCCTTGCGGGCTCTATCTCCATTGTACATCCCGCGAATTTGTGGGAGGGTCATGTGAGACTCGTCTATCACCATTAAAAAATCATCCGGAAAATAATCAAGCAGCGTGTATGGAGGATGTCCCTCTGGTAATCCAGTCAAATGACGGGAGTAGTTCTCAATTCCTGAGCAAAAGCCCATTTCCAGCATCATCTCTATATCGTATCTCGTACGCTGTTCTAGCCGTTGCGCTTCCAATAACTTGCCTGCTGCTTGCAATTCTAACAGCCTTAGTTCTAGCTCCTGTTCAATATTTTCAACAGCTTTCTTCATTTTTTCTTCACGGGTAACGAAGTGAGACGCAGGAAAAATCGCTACGTGGTCCCTACTTCCCAGAATCTCCCCAGTTAATACATCAATCTCTGTGATGCGCTCAATCTCATCACCAAAAAACTCTACTCGTATTGCCTGTTCACTGCGCGACGCCGGGAATATTTCCAGTACGTCTCCTCGAACACGAAACGTCCCACGAGTAAAGTTAATATCATTGCGGTCATATTGAATATCAACGAGACGATGCA
The nucleotide sequence above comes from Brevibacillus laterosporus LMG 15441. Encoded proteins:
- the uvrB gene encoding excinuclease ABC subunit UvrB → MDRFELVSEYTPSGDQPIAIAELVEGIKAGKRHQTLLGATGTGKTFTAAHMIAQVNKPTLVMAHNKTLAAQLAAEFREFFPNNAVEYFVSYYDYYQPEAYIPHSDTYIEKDSSVNDEIDKLRHSATSALLERRDVIIVASVSCIYGLGSPIEYREMVLSLRTGMEKSRDEVLHRLVDIQYDRNDINFTRGTFRVRGDVLEIFPASRSEQAIRVEFFGDEIERITEIDVLTGEILGSRDHVAIFPASHFVTREEKMKKAVENIEQELELRLLELQAAGKLLEAQRLEQRTRYDIEMMLEMGFCSGIENYSRHLTGLPEGHPPYTLLDYFPDDFLMVIDESHMTLPQIRGMYNGDRARKDVLVEHGFRLPSARDNRPLRFEEFEKKVKQAVYISATPGVYELEHTPKMAEQVIRPTGLVDPTITVRPIKGQIDDLIGEIQATIAKDERVLVTTLTKKMSEDLTDYLKEIGIKVRYLHSDIKTIERMQILRALRLGEFDVLVGINLLREGLDLPEVSLVAILDADKEGFLRNERSLIQTIGRAARNAEGRVIMYADKMTDSMSKAIQETERRRSIQLAYNEKHGITPQTIQKAIRGVIEATKVAEEKADYLPHLDVKKMPKKDRIVVIERMEEEMKEAARNLMFERAAELRDLLLELKADL